GAATTGTGCTATTTTTAAGGGACAAAACTCTATATTCTCAGATACGATTTGACAAAAACATGCAAGTTATACTAATGTAGTTTCCATTACACTTAAGATGTTTTAGTACTTGTTtatcattttgattaaattagtgGTAAgtgttaattcaaattaaatttgtctatcaatatgaagattttataaaaaattataatttaaaaaaaaaaatgtaaatacataaaaaattgcaataatcctgttaatttttttttggtaaaaaaaaaaaaagttatggagTCTGTGTTTAACAAATAGAACAAGTGatgtttaaaagagaaaaaaattcaattcagaaATTCATTTCTAATCATGTTATACAAATTTGGCTCCATTCTCTAGCTACGCCCACGGAAAAATATCTCTTCTCGTCCCCCTCCCACAGCTACGCCACTAACTAAGTATGACTTTATGACAAAAACgctaaaacttttgttttcaataattaaagaaatatgcatTAACATTTACCACAGGAAATGAAGAACTACAGTTTTCCAAAAATGTGTCAGTCTTTTCAGCAAATGACTTAATATTTACTGGTGGAACAGATGAATGCAAGGATGAATCCAACATGGCCGGAGTGAGAATTGGTATATCAATAGGTTGACTTTTGGCAATTCCACAAGATAAATCACATTTATCCATAAtcaactctttatttacattatcaGTTTTTGGCAATATATTTAGCCTTTCTTTTAAATCCTTCTCTAATGATTCAGCAGTAAAAGTTGCATCCCCGGCTGAAAGTGGTCTCTCAATGCAAGACTTCTCTGTATTGCTTTTCACAATTTCTGATACTTGACGTTCAATGTGATGAAGAGTGTGCGCTGAATTGGAAAGTAAGTTCTGAAGAATAGTTTCAGTACTCATTCCAGCATGATTAGATAAGTTATTACAGCCATTGGCAGTGAAGGATCTCACACGAGAATCAAAGTCTTTGGGATCTTCATTTGGTTTTTTCGCAACACCACCAGCTTGAGCAAAGAGCATTCCCAAAGTTAGAGGTGCAGTATTAGAGGGAGTTATTGTTTCACCATTGATACGAACTGGAGTAGGTTTAACAATGTCCCCATTAGGTGAACGCTGTGAAGATTTAGATGAATCTTTAGCTGCAgatttctgtaataaaaatgatgaGGTTTTGATAGAATTCTTTCTATAGCAAATAGGAAATACATTGAATAAATACagtcgaatatttttaattacttttaaataaaataaaaatattgcacagATGCCTTCATTTAGCAATAAAAGTTCAAGAAACTTTTTCAGTAACAAGTTATGGGACAAAGAATTAATCTAGGAAATTTCTCAAATGAAATAAGGAATTTTagagcatatttttaataataaacgtTAGTGACATTCATGAAGCAAACATTccataatattgttaataagcAATTCATTTGTActcttagaaaattttaaaattaaatttaataaactaaaaggGGTTCACTGTATTTTTAATGGTAGTAACAGCAATTAAAGCGTATttagaaatcttattttatgaaattcatgAAGAAAGctctattttgtaaaaaaattccagtgAGATAAGGATGCGTACACAGTTGGCAcaactaaaaattaatgcatggcacataaaaaatatgtaatgtataaaaaatattcaatgtatCTAAGCAAATGAGTAAACTGTGATACTGCCAAAGGTCTACCTTATCATATTCATCTTGAGCACGTGTGAGAAGAGATATGATATCCATTTGAGCGTTCCCTTGCTTTTGATGTTTACGGTGACTTTCAGAAAAAGATCGTTGCCTAATATTGCTAGACTTATCAGATTTTGTAAGCACTAACTGCAATAAGctggaataaataaatcaaccaataaatttaaatggtttaatgaaagacaaaacaaaaatatgcaatagtgtaacattaaaaataatcaatatttctatAACATTTTATACTAACTTAAAATGAATCAAGTGTTTAGTGGAAAGGAAAAACTAAGGTTACCAAAGCTTAAACTAAGGTAAGATACAGATTtcaaatgtttcaataaatcaaGTGTTATCAATTATGAAAGGAAAAACTAATGTTACCAAAGGTAAGGTAcagtttaagattattttagtgctttttttctgaatagtaatattaataacacaagaaagagttaataataaaatgaagagtttgtcTATGTGTGCATCTCTTTTAACTCTAgaaccctgtggcagaattttttctgacTTTCTGCGACAAACCTAACTAGAAccaatatctttctgcaagatatttttatcgttataaatgtatgtgtaatgaatttataataatagatgaaattcgtgtttataaaataagtctacatgcatagaataaaactgtgttttttttttcttaatttcataatataagtttacatttcttaataagtttaaattgtttaagtataaatttgcataatctTCGATAATAAcgaaaagttataaatgtataGATCTGCAGACAAAAATGCTTACTAGAGCATAAATAAAGATTACCCAGAACCTGTAATAAGATAGAACTTATAGAAATAGCTAAGAATGGacaataagattaaatttataaaacaagataACTGAATTTGAAGTATCAGTTTAAAACAGTATGATTTAATGTTTCACTATAGTAGTTATATCAGGTACAGAAACAAATcaggtgaaaaaattaatattgaagttgagtaatcaaaataataaaatagtattgacTATAACCGAattctaaaagcaaaaaaattaaagcaatgtttgtttcaattttttctacatctaattaattttatctaattaattagaTTCGATTAATATTGTACTGacttattgaaagattttttttttaaaaaaaggaggtaaataaaacttttttcgtgATCAGATTAAGTTCAGAACGAAAAAAATACACAGCGCTTGTGATTTCGCACTgtattgtgtaaatatatagcaCTGATTCCACACGAAGTATGCAGAAGCTGTTTCCGACTCAATATGCTCAAGTCTATTCAACATCTCGAAACGAAATAGTCTTTATCAGTACTGAAACATCGGTATTAGAGCCATACTCATTGGATGCGATTTTTTTCGCATGCGTATGGAAACCTGTTTGAAAGTGTTTCACCAGTAAATATTTTCCACCAATCTGGTTTTCATTCGCATGCCAAAAAATCGTAGATAGTGAGATATCTTTCaggctttatttcatttaacgtTAGATGgcgagtgtttttttttattatttttttttatcgacgACTTAATTCAAAGGATATAGGTATTTtatctttacaaaaatatatatatagtcattttttactttttactgcttctaaaatttcttgatttgttGGAAATGCTGTCTCATCCTTACTATCGATATCGCtactagtaaaaatatttgattcgaATCtagaacgttttttttcttcttttcttcaatattaGTAGCGTGTGAAGCTTCTTTTCCTGTCGCTTTCCAGAAAAAAATCTCTGACATCGCTAGATGTTGTCGACTTCCATCTTATTTCTTCTTCGGTATGCCGCtttgaaaaatcagttttcaaatttgttttgattattgtGACTTCACAATTGCAACAAATAACCTTTTCGCtagacatgatttttttaaaaaaagaatctttttacgCATGAAATTTTCCAcataagtgcaaaaaatataaaatgctctGTTCTCATAAGAAAACAAAGCAAATTACTGCGCCAGCGATTGAGGCCGAAGTTggcaaatttcgaaaaatagcttaataaagggggaaaaaattctcCCCCATTTATCCAGTAACTGTTTGTGTTGGAGATTAACGGAGAATTACGAGCGCTTTTTCCTTCCGCGGTacgctagaaatttttttttgcagaaccATTATTgcttctgcagaaattttttgtttctgtagaaaatgttttttttttgttggtaaaaCAGCTTCTGTTTCTGCAGAATCTTTTTTGAGAACTTTTGGTTGTGgcaaaccaaaaaattttattttccaaataaaaaaaatctttctgcaagatctCAGTCgctttctgcgacaatgtcgctgtGTTTCTGCCACGGGGCTCTAGAATTATTTATGAACTTTATATAGTCTGTGAAATGAGTAATTTTAGTTCCCAATCCtcataatcaattaaatttttaattagactGTTAGAgatatctgaaaaatttattactattataatttcattttgttagtTTCTTACATgccattgataaaaatgaaactgcAGAGGATTCTGTTTCTTGTTTCCAAATACTTTTAAGattatatcaataatatttgttaactGTAGCTCGCTTTAAATGTGTTCATtgcattcttaaatatttaattactttttattcattatgtcAGATAAACTCAATGATCTAGAGATGAATGTGGTATCGTAGGCGGATTACATtgccaaattaaaattttaaaagttatctgAAACCATGCGTTTATTTTGTTCAcacttatgttttaaaaaggtgtttagataaaatcaaataattttaaatccaaagtacttgaaataaaaaaaaagttatgtactgaaaagcaaaattaatggtgAAATAGCACTAATCTTTTTggaagaaatgtaaaaaatcagGATAGAGTTATTGACGCTAATGGAGCATAATTTCAGTACTtattaacaattgaaataaagaaataagctatgtactaaaaagcaaaattaatggagaaatggttatgttttaaaaaggtgtttagataaaatcaaataatttaaaatccaaagtacttgaaataaaaaaaaagttatgtactgaaatgcaaaattaaaggTGAAATAGCACTAATCTTTTTgggagaaatgtaaaaaatcagGATAGAATTATTGACGCTAATGGAGCATAATTTCAGTACTtattaacaattgaaataaagaaataagctatgtacaaaaaagcaaaattaatggagtaatgGTAAGAAGTTATTTAGGAGAAGGGTAAAAAATGCCCACACATTTATTGATGCCAATGAAGCttattttggtaataggtactCTCATAGCAGAACCCTTAAGCACCACAGTGGTTACTCCATATTATTATAACATAGGCagataatttttctcttaagttttactttttatttttaaaaaaacaaacaaataattgcAGATGTTGAGACtcctttttaaaacatctctAAAACttgcctaaaataaaaattcaaaagctaAATTGAGAGAACATCCCAAAgaacaaaactttctttttacaaCTTGAGGAGATCTAATTATACagattcaattcatttttttttagtatcattgtataaaattcaacttaaacaACAGGAAGCTTTTATCTATACTTTTCATGGACCTTATATTTGTAAACTTTGCAACAGGTTCAAGTAAGCTTAGTCTGACTGCATGATGGTTGCAGACAAATTCAGATTTATGAAGACAGGTCTGCAGATTCATTCCACAAATTTTGCTACCAGGTAAGGAGCTACCCTGAGTACATTTGAATgcattatgtactaaaaatcaTAACTAATGGAGAAATAGTACTAATGCATTAAAGAGAACATAAAAGAATcaccaaattattataataaaacaatttggaATCGCCATTCTAGCCgagtaaaaaattcttttcaaattttttattttattactacagtgtaatgaacatttaaataaatgtaggacataattttactacataaaaaatgattaatctGACTTTAGTATAGGTTAGAATTAgaaatgattgatttttatatcattGTTGTAActtctaaaattgaataaaaacaatctaaaaatacatttcatgcaattcaatttttattacataatagggaaataaaatgaaaaattatactaatcattcgagcttataaaataaaataaaaaacttaaagttaatattttctgttataaaacaaagattaaaaGAATCCATGCATAAAATGatacatgaaaatatataacttacctcgatataagtttaaatatcttagcacaatttttttcttcataaaaccAGATACCATAAATGTCATctaaaatagtaatatatataatttaagtgGAAATATTAAGCTTAAATATATCTGAATAGTAACACAAGAGAATTTTGTAAGCGGTATGGGTATGACACAAATAACCAATATACACAGTAGGACTGGGTGATAAATCGATGCATCGGAAAATATTCATTCTATAGAATCATTGCCAATCTGATATTTGAATGGACAATTTTTCGAACCATCGTAATTGCGATTTACTGAGTTGTGTACAATATTTCCCAATGCTTCGCCGATACTGATGTTTACACATACGGCATTAAGCGTTGTCCCCGATAGTACATAGATGTCTGCAAGCTCATGGGAAGAGCATTTTCACCGTAAGTGTGGAGTTATAGCTGTGGTGATGATTGTTATCTTTCCCCGTCTTTTTTACATTGGGACTCATCATTTTGCTGTCACAATGAATTCGAATGTGATTGAGAATCGCAGTGTTGTTCAATCTCTTAGTTATGGaagggttttcttttaattgtgtGAGTGCAAATACTGTTGATTTTTTCACAATCAATGCATCcgttaatgttttttaacctcTATTTCGCAGACATCCACacctttaaatattgataaataataatgaaaaatgtaacatttattgtaaaaaaaaaaagcaaacttacTAATTGTGAACTTACGCAGTACTAAATGCAAAACATATACCGAAACATTGCTATGTTAGCGTGGCGATCTATATTGTGATGCCAAAATCTTAACATCGCCCAGTCCTAATACACAGAAGTTAAATTATTCAGTatctattttgaaaacaaacgaaatagcaattaaagtttcaaattaagcATTTAGCAATTAAGTGAGAAAGACTTTTagtgcatatttttgaaatttaatttcagaaatcttacactgtagaaaaaattatatttaaacgcTTAAGGCCGTTCGCTCGATCGGGAGAAAAGCAACCCCCATGTTATTCTATGGACAGTTCAGCCTTACATAAAATCGTCAATTTTCAAGATAATAACATTCTGTTTTTTGGaaacgaaagaaaataaaaatatcttaattaatgtggaggaaattatgtaaaaattttttttttactattttttaaattcaaaaaaNNNNNNNNNNNNNNNNNNNNNNNNNNNNNNNNNNNNNNNNNNNNNNNNNNNNNNNNNNNNNNNNNNNNNNNNNNNNNNNNNNNNNNNNNNNNNNNNNNNNNNNNNNNNNNNNNNNNNNNNNNNNNNNNNNNNNNNNNNNNNNNNNNNNNNNNNNNNNNNNNNNNNNNNNNNNNNNNNNNNNNNNNNNNNNNNNNNNNNNNNNNNNNNNNNNNNNNNNNNNNNNNNNNNNNNNNNNNNNNNNNNNNNNNNNNNNNNNNNNNNNNNNNNNNNNNNNNNNNNNNNNNNNNNNNNNNNNNNNNNNNNNNNNNNNNNNNNNNNNNNNNNNNNNNNNNNNNNNNNNNNNNNNNNNNNNNNNNNNNNNNNNNNNNNNNNNNNNNNNNNNNNNNNNNNNNNNNNNNNNNNNNNNNNNNNNNNNNNNNNNNNNNNNNNNNNNNNNNNNNNNNNNNNNNNNNNNNNNNNNNNNNNNNNNNNNNNNNNNNNNNNNNNNNNNNNNNNNNNNNCTTGTCTTTCAGCGTAGAAAGGGCCTTACGCAAGTCTAGCATGCTAAAACTTTAAACACaggaatagttttaaatatttagacaaTGCTTTGAATAAAACTTGAATATCTAATGAccttttattttacatactaGCTATGAATAAGCTGATCTGTacaatatattagttttatgtATCGGTCTAAACTTtgagaaaacaaaactttcttacacatataacttatgataaaaaatgttgATCAATAAGGAATACTAATTAATGTAACATGCgtcttttaaaccattttaattgTACTTTACAGAAGATTCAACTACAGAATCAAAACTTGTTGGGAATAATTCTTTATGCAACTCGGGCAAAAAGAGAATTCCAGTTGGAAATACTTGAAATGTTAGTGTGAAGTACTGATTAGTTCCACACGTTAATGAAAGCACTATATATTTTCTCCTATTACATtccctttttattaattatatgattttttgaaaggaaaattaaaaaaaataaagaatacaaaTGCTACACAAAACTTAAATTCTCAAGTGTAAGTAATGCACAATCACCTAAATCTATTCAATATTACACAAccaacagggttgccactcaaatatagaaaaaaaaattccctgtgttttccctgtacatattacgcacaatatattaagagaaaacaaCAATTACTGGGCTCTTGTGTGAGTCATTGTTCagctaattatatttattagttttaattgctggaaaaacagctgagcatacttaaataatgctatagtaaatgaaatagtttagtatagttgaaatatcatggttaaacatcccatagattacgctttgagtggtcacaattttttaaaagacaaaaattagaaaaaaaattccatgtattttcccagtttgtaaaatcataattccctgcattttccctgttatttttggtgatttttaaattccctgtattttccaggttttccctgttctccatgtggagtggcaaccctgaccAAGTTTTATGGATCTTGATATAATCATTTCTGAATTACATTTGCACTttggtttaaaaagtaaagctaAACACAAGTaag
This window of the Parasteatoda tepidariorum isolate YZ-2023 chromosome 4, CAS_Ptep_4.0, whole genome shotgun sequence genome carries:
- the LOC107443188 gene encoding mRNA-decapping enzyme 1B, which codes for MNTNETLKINLSAIRKVDPSISSIVDSANQVALYKYVSGKSKWEKTDVEGTLFVYTRSGKPQHSFMVMNRLSTTNLIEPVTEKLEFQDQTPFLLYRNGKDDIYGIWFYEEKNCAKIFKLISSLLQLVLTKSDKSSNIRQRSFSESHRKHQKQGNAQMDIISLLTRAQDEYDKKSAAKDSSKSSQRSPNGDIVKPTPVRINGETITPSNTAPLTLGMLFAQAGGVAKKPNEDPKDFDSRVRSFTANGCNNLSNHAGMSTETILQNLLSNSAHTLHHIERQVSEIVKSNTEKSCIERPLSAGDATFTAESLEKDLKERLNILPKTDNVNKELIMDKCDLSCGIAKSQPIDIPILTPAMLDSSLHSSVPPVNIKSFAEKTDTFLENCSSSFPVINESRSYSPTQLLSPMDFTIPRRQKNIQQTLLSSSYSPEPVSATKNGFGNSNEDLLHPQALINGPLLSRSLSSGKPPTVTPLNKDQFKEALMFMIQSDDDFVMQLHECYLKSLKSQLNVLHFS